One window of the Rhizobiaceae bacterium genome contains the following:
- a CDS encoding SRPBCC family protein yields the protein MPHKSESPVAKAQMMIRKPVAEVFQSLIDPAITSRFWFSKGAAPLEVGQKVRWDWEMYGIHTIADVKEIERNKRILIEWDGPENPSLVEWKFEPKRDGQTFVTVRNWGFSGGVEEAINSTEGFTNLLAAMKFYLEHGIEPNLVMDHAPDARVA from the coding sequence ATGCCCCACAAATCCGAGAGCCCGGTCGCTAAGGCACAAATGATGATTCGCAAGCCCGTGGCGGAGGTTTTCCAATCGTTGATCGATCCTGCAATCACGTCTCGTTTTTGGTTCTCCAAGGGCGCCGCGCCATTGGAGGTTGGTCAGAAAGTCCGATGGGATTGGGAGATGTACGGCATCCACACGATCGCCGACGTGAAGGAAATCGAGCGGAACAAGCGGATCCTGATCGAGTGGGACGGACCTGAGAACCCGAGTCTCGTCGAGTGGAAGTTCGAGCCCAAACGCGATGGCCAGACCTTCGTCACGGTCAGGAACTGGGGGTTCTCCGGTGGGGTCGAGGAAGCGATAAACTCCACTGAAGGCTTCACGAACCTCCTCGCCGCGATGAAGTTCTACCTTGAGCATGGCATCGAGCCCAATCTCGTCATGGACCACGCGCCGGACGCACGCGTTGCCTAG